Proteins encoded by one window of Eremothecium cymbalariae DBVPG#7215 chromosome 1, complete sequence:
- the SIP2 gene encoding Sip2p (similar to Ashbya gossypii AER361C): protein MGNLPSHSETNSVLDRFGISGREKMSENIKDVSMVDINEAGNKAGREGVGGADGEARGGGQGGGNSNGDDGGMVVGEGMSQTFSQLSLGRKEGRVRSGKRSTTLLFDYQEEGSTCQRVDGRSNSDIESMEGEGQGQGQGQQDGNVADARVVSQQQQQSGGGGAPAPADQGSPLMVPVDITWQQGGTKVYVTGSFTGWRKMIGLVAAPNNPGLFHIKLQLPPGTHRFRFIVDNELRFSDFLPTATDQMGNFVNYMEIVASPPSQEQQPASDLQYVSDEGPISKHVENIREGRSDAASAAVDEERGMSSRSKLALQIEDDPDDMGDGYTRFREESKEIPVYEFTQDIPAVFTDPSVMGQYYLTLDQQKNNQQNLAWLTPPQLPPHLEHVILNHYNKSADGASENTSGALPIPNHVVLNHLATSSIKHNTLCVASIVRYKSKYATQILYAPLH, encoded by the coding sequence ATGGGCAACTTGCCAAGTCATTCAGAGACAAACTCAGTATTAGATAGGTTTGGTATTAGTGGAAGGGAAAAAATGTCGGAAAATATCAAGGATGTATCTATGGTTGATATAAACGAGGCAGGTAACAAGGCTGGTAGAGAGGGAGTCGGGGGGGCGGATGGGGAAGCGCGGGGGGGGGGACAGGGCGGTGGTAATAGtaatggtgatgatggtgGTATGGTGGTGGGTGAGGGGATGAGTCAGACGTTTTCGCAGCTGAGTCTGGGTCGGAAGGAGGGGAGAGTGCGTTCTGGGAAGCGGTCCACGACGCTTCTGTTTGATTACCAGGAGGAAGGTTCTACGTGCCAGAGGGTCGATGGGAGGTCTAATTCAGACATAGAGTCTATGGAGGGTGAGGGGCAGGGGCAGGGGCAGGGGCAGCAGGATGGTAATGTGGCAGACGCGAGGGTTGTttcgcagcagcagcagcagagcggtggtggtggtgctcCCGCACCTGCAGATCAGGGGTCTCCCTTGATGGTGCCGGTGGATATTACATGGCAGCAGGGTGGGACCAAGGTTTATGTCACAGGTTCTTTTACTGGTTGGCGCAAGATGATTGGTCTTGTAGCTGCACCGAATAATCCCGGGTTGTTCCACATAAAGTTGCAATTGCCTCCTGGGACGCATAGGTTCCGTTTTATTGTGGACAACGAGCTTCGTTTCAGCGACTTCTTGCCGACTGCCACGGATCAAATGGGTAATTTTGTAAACTATATGGAGATCGTAGCCTCGCCGCCGTCGCAGGAACAACAGCCAGCGAGTGATTTGCAGTACGTTTCTGATGAGGGTCCGATATCAAAGCATGTCGAAAACATCCGCGAGGGCCGTTCTGATGCCGCGTCCGCCGCGGTCGACGAAGAACGGGGCATGAGTTCACGCTCAAAGCTTGCCCTCCAGATAGAAGACGACCCGGATGACATGGGAGACGGTTACACCCGTTTCCGCGAAgaatcaaaagaaataccAGTCTATGAGTTCACTCAGGATATCCCCGCGGTGTTCACCGACCCGTCCGTGATGGGCCAGTATTACCTCACCTTAGACCAGCAGAAAAATAATCAACAGAACCTTGCGTGGCTAACTCCGCCACAGCTACCCCCCCACTTGGAACACGTTATATTAAACCATTACAATAAATCGGCCGATGGTGCAAGTGAAAACACCTCCGGTGCACTACCGATACCAAACCATGTCGTTCTCAACCACCTTGCAACTAGCAGCATCAAACACAACACCTTGTGTGTCGCAAGCATCGTCAGATATAAATCCAAGTATGCAACTCAGATTCTCTACGCCCCATTACACTAA